A part of Anabas testudineus chromosome 9, fAnaTes1.2, whole genome shotgun sequence genomic DNA contains:
- the rflna gene encoding refilin-A, with protein sequence MVGHLHLQAMDDSLKGKNREGLLDSPDSGLPPSPSPPFCSLSPALIESRSGSCTTPVESQHGDYRKESREGKLLPYLLLNATGTDPKVRMHPVFFGESIEVNPKPEQEIKCNSKVKYDSDKHYRDRVYCAPVPTATSFSETVVAVRNCTWRSYKSQVYLEPRQRPISYQSTTIIYPKHAKNTYRTTLNYNATGSRRWFVSTVQLESSEDTSPCIIYTEDL encoded by the exons ATGGTGGGGCACCTACATTTACAAGCGATGGATGACAGCCTGAAAGGAAAGAACCGGGAAGGGCTGCTCGACAGTCCGGATTCGGGGTTGCCCCCTAGTCCCAGTCCACCCTTCTGCTCGCTCTCCCCGGCTCTGATCGAGTCGCGCTCCGGGAGCTGCACGACGCCCGTGGAGAGCCAGCATGGAGATTATAGAAAGGAAAGCAGAGAAGGCAAACTG CTGCCCTACCTGCTGCTGAACGCCACAGGAACAGACCCAAAGGTTCGCATGCACCCCGTGTTCTTTGGGGAAAGCATCGAGGTCAACCCCAAACCGGAGCAAGAAATCAA GTGCAACTCCAAGGTCAAGTACGACTCTGACAAGCATTACCGGGACCGGGTCTACTGCGCCCCTGTTCCCACGGCCACCTCTTTCAGCGAGACAGTGGTGGCGGTGCGGAACTGCACTTGGAGGAGCTACAAGTCCCAAGTGTACCTGGAGCCGCGGCAGAGGCCCATCAGCTACCAGAGCACCACCATCATTTACCCCAAACACGCCAAGAACACTTACCGCACCACTCTCAACTACAACGCCACAGGCTCCCGCCGCTGGTTTGTGTCCACGGTGCAGCTGGAGTCGAGTGAGGATACTAGTCCCTGTATCATTTATACAGAGGACCTGTAG